Proteins encoded by one window of Cydia fagiglandana chromosome Z, ilCydFagi1.1, whole genome shotgun sequence:
- the LOC134679352 gene encoding NADH dehydrogenase [ubiquinone] 1 beta subcomplex subunit 7-like, with amino-acid sequence MGQVMGSLTSRKLGLEPNRPPEFGPMVGFTYKRLPRKMDREVKEEELVSARIPPKYRDYCADYLLDYQVCRHINFPLVYKCHCEKHNYLNCEQQDYVIRMKEFERERRLRCRENRLKECN; translated from the coding sequence ATGGGGCAGGTAATGGGTTCATTGACTAGTAGGAAGCTAGGCCTTGAGCCTAACAGGCCGCCAGAGTTCGGTCCAATGGTTGGGTTCACATACAAAAGGCTGCCTCGCAAGATGGACAGAGAGGTGAAAGAGGAAGAGTTGGTGTCTGCCCGCATTCCCCCAAAGTACCGGGACTACTGCGCGGACTACCTGCTGGACTACCAAGTGTGTCGACACATCAATTTTCCCCTGGTATATAAATGCCATTGTGAGAAACACAATTACCTCAACTGTGAACAGCAAGATTATGTTATTAGGATGAAGGAATTTGAAAGAGAAAGAAGGTTGAGATGTAGAGAGAATAGATTAAAAGAGTGCAATTAA